In Pseudoxanthomonas sp. SE1, the genomic stretch GCGCGACACCAGGTCGAAGCCCTGCTGCAGGGCGAACCGGACCCGACGCTGGCCGGCGTCGCCAGCTGGGCCGACGACCTGCGCGAGAACGATCCTGTGCTGGGCCGCAAGACCGCACGCTGGCACTTCGTCAACCTCGGTGAGCACGACTGCGTCTACGTGCAGCCGCGCGACTGCCCGGGCGGCAACTGCGTGGTGGAAGCGATAAGGGCGCAGACCGCGATCCTCGCGGACACCCGGCGCACACGCGCCGAACGCGTGCAGGCGCTGAAGTTCGTCGTGCATTTCGTCGGCGACGTGCACCAGCCGCTGCATGCAGGCTACGCGCACGACAAGGGCGGCAATGATGTGCAGGTGAACTGGAACGGACGCGGCACCAACCTGCACACCTTGTGGGACAGCCGCATGCTCGTGTCCACCGGCCGCAGCGAAGCCGACTACCTGCGCCACCTTCGCGCGCTGCCGAAGCCCTCCCTGGGCGCCATCGCGCTGTCCCCTCCCTCGTCCGCCTGGGCCGAGCAATCGTGTCGCGTGGCCACCCAGCCGGACTTCTATCCACGTCGCGCGAAACTCGAGCAGCGCTACGTCGACAGGCACCTGCCGGTGGCCGAGCGCCAGCTCAGGGCGGGAGGCGCGGCATTGGCGGCCGTGTTGAACGAGGCACTTGATCGCCACTGACCTGCCGGCATCCGCATTCCCGCTCCGCGCCAAAGATCATCGAATCGCCCGTTCCACCAGGAGTTCGCATGAACCTGCCCAGGCCGCTCCGTCGCGTGTTCGCCGCACTGGCCCTGCTCACGGCCACCTTCGCTTCCAACGCCTCCCGGGCGCAGGACGAAGCGCCACTCACTGTCTTCGCCGCCGCCAGCCTGAAGGAATCGCTGGACGAAGCCGCAGCGGCCTACCAGAGGCAGACGGGGGTATCGGTCCGCGTGTCCTACGCTGCCAGTTCCGCGCTCGCGCGCCAGATCGAACAGGGTGCGCCGGCAGACGTGTTCTTCTCCGCCGACCGGGAATGGATGGACTACCTGCAGCAGCGCGGCAAGCTGCAGGCCGCGACGCGGCGGGACTTGCTGGGCAACCAGCTGGTGCTGGTCGCACCGAAAGCCCGCCAGGCAAGCGTGGACCTGAAGCGCCCGGCGACCCTGCTGGCCGCACTGGGCCAGGGCCGCCTCGCCGTGGGGCAGACCGCGACGGTCCCGGCAGGCAAATACGCCCGCGCATCACTGGAGTCGCTGTCGCTGTGGAATGGCGTCAAAGCGCGCCTGGCCGAGTCGGAAAGCGTGCGTGCGGCATTGATGCTGGTGGCGCGCGGCGAAACGCCCCTCGGCATCGTGTATGCCTCCGATGCGAAGGCCGAGCCGGCTGTGCGCGTGCTGGCGACATTTCCGGCGGATTCGCATCCCCCCATCGTGTATCCCGTGGCTGCGCTGCGGGGACCGCGCACGGCACAGGCGACGCCATTCGTGCAATGGCTGGCGTCACCCGCTGCCGACATCATCTTCGCGCGGCATGGCTTCACGGTGAAGGACTGACGCCGCCGTGTTCGACGCCTTCAGCCCGGAAGAACTCACCGCGATCCGGCTCAGCCTGAAGGTGGCGCTGGTGGCAGCGCTCGCGAGCCTGCCCTTCGGCGTCCTCGTCGGCTGGCTGCTGGCACGCACGCGCTTTCCGGGCAAGTCACTGCTGGACGCCATCGTGCACCTTCCGCTGGTGCTGCCACCGGTGGTGATGGGTTACGCGCTGCTGGTGACGCTGGGCACCCAAGGGACGGTCGGCGGCTTCCTGCAGGAACAGTTCGGCATCGTGCTTGCGTTCCGGTGGACCGGCGCCGCGCTGGCATGCGCGGTGATGGGATTTCCGTTGATGGTGAGGTCGATCCGACTCTCGCTGGAAGCCACCGACCGCCGGCTGGAACAGGCGGCCTCCACGCTGGGCGCAGGGCCATGGCGTGTGTTCTTCACCATCACCCTCCCGCTGGCCTGGCCCGGCCTTGTCGCCGGCAGCGTGCTGGCCTTCGCCAAGGCGCTGGGGGAATTCGGCGCCACCATCACCTTCGTGTCGAACATCCCCGGCGAAACACAGACGCTGTCCTCCGCCATCTACGGCCTGATGCAGGTCCCCGGCGGCGAAGCCGGCATCTGGCGCCTGGCAGCCGTGGCCGTAGTGATCTCGCTGGCCGCGCTGCTGTCGTCCGAATGGCTGGTACGACGCCACCACACGCGGCAGGGGGAGGACGGCTGATGCTCAGGCTGGACATCGAACTGCGTCGCGGCCATTTCCACCGTCGCATCCATATCGACGACGACGCGCGCGTGATCGCACTGGTCGGTCCGTCGGGTGCGGGCAAGACGTCGGTACTCAATGCCATCGCCGGACTCCTCACGCCGGTGGCGGGCCGCATCGACGTGGACGACCATTGCCTGTTCGACAGCGCGCGGCACATCGACGAGCCCGTGCATCGCCGCCGCGTGGGCTACGTGTTCCAGGATGCGCGCCTGTTCCCGCACCTCGATGTCCGCCGGAACCTGCAGTACGGCCGTCACGGCGGCCGGGGCACGCCACAGTTCGGCTTCGACGCCGTCGTGGACCTGCTCGGCATCGCGCCACTGCTCTCCCGCCGCACGCGCAACCTGT encodes the following:
- a CDS encoding S1/P1 nuclease, with translation MPARAWGPLGHRLVALLAWDDLAPDARHQVEALLQGEPDPTLAGVASWADDLRENDPVLGRKTARWHFVNLGEHDCVYVQPRDCPGGNCVVEAIRAQTAILADTRRTRAERVQALKFVVHFVGDVHQPLHAGYAHDKGGNDVQVNWNGRGTNLHTLWDSRMLVSTGRSEADYLRHLRALPKPSLGAIALSPPSSAWAEQSCRVATQPDFYPRRAKLEQRYVDRHLPVAERQLRAGGAALAAVLNEALDRH
- the modA gene encoding molybdate ABC transporter substrate-binding protein; protein product: MPRPLRRVFAALALLTATFASNASRAQDEAPLTVFAAASLKESLDEAAAAYQRQTGVSVRVSYAASSALARQIEQGAPADVFFSADREWMDYLQQRGKLQAATRRDLLGNQLVLVAPKARQASVDLKRPATLLAALGQGRLAVGQTATVPAGKYARASLESLSLWNGVKARLAESESVRAALMLVARGETPLGIVYASDAKAEPAVRVLATFPADSHPPIVYPVAALRGPRTAQATPFVQWLASPAADIIFARHGFTVKD
- the modB gene encoding molybdate ABC transporter permease subunit, encoding MFDAFSPEELTAIRLSLKVALVAALASLPFGVLVGWLLARTRFPGKSLLDAIVHLPLVLPPVVMGYALLVTLGTQGTVGGFLQEQFGIVLAFRWTGAALACAVMGFPLMVRSIRLSLEATDRRLEQAASTLGAGPWRVFFTITLPLAWPGLVAGSVLAFAKALGEFGATITFVSNIPGETQTLSSAIYGLMQVPGGEAGIWRLAAVAVVISLAALLSSEWLVRRHHTRQGEDG
- a CDS encoding ATP-binding cassette domain-containing protein is translated as MLRLDIELRRGHFHRRIHIDDDARVIALVGPSGAGKTSVLNAIAGLLTPVAGRIDVDDHCLFDSARHIDEPVHRRRVGYVFQDARLFPHLDVRRNLQYGRHGGRGTPQFGFDAVVDLLGIAPLLSRRTRNLSGGEAQRVAIGRALLSQPSLLLFDEPLSALDQARREELIPYLQRVRDEIRLPIVYVSHHPDEVRRVADAIHVLD